One part of the Prunus persica cultivar Lovell chromosome G5, Prunus_persica_NCBIv2, whole genome shotgun sequence genome encodes these proteins:
- the LOC18776454 gene encoding probable polyamine transporter At1g31830 isoform X1, which yields MQNLRTTENRQGSIAMGECNGDAYVSVGELDSPRIDNFKKVSLLPLVFLIFYEVSGGPFGVEDSVQAAGPLLALLGFLVFPLIWSVPEALITAEMGTMFPEAGGYVVWVSSALGPYWGFQQGWMKWLSGVIDNALYPVLFLDYLKSGIPALGGGLPRIIAVLVLTSVLTYMNYRGLAIVGWAAVLLGVFSLTPFVVMGLVAIPKLQPSRWLVVNLHSVDWNLYLNTLFWNLNYWDSISTLAGEVENPKKTLPKALFCALILVVVGYLFPLLTGTGAVPLNRELWTDGYFSDIAKIIGGVWLRWWIQGAAAMSNMGMFVAEMSSDSFQLLGMAERGMLPEFFAKRSRYGTPVIGILFSASGVLFLSWLSFQEIVAAENFLYCFGMILEFLSFIRLRVKYPAASRPYKIPVGTVGAILLCIPPTILICTVLAFSTLKVVVVSVGAIMIGLVMQPCLMYVEKKKWIKFSTSTDLPDLHGANQGSVNSLID from the coding sequence ATGCAGAATCTGAGAACCACAGAGAATAGGCAAGGTTCCATTGCAATGGGAGAGTGCAATGGTGATGCATATGTTTCAGTGGGTGAACTGGATTCCCCTAGGATAGATAACTTCAAGAAAGTCTCACTTCTGCCCCTTGTCTTCCTCATCTTCTATGAGGTTTCTGGGGGACCATTTGGGGTTGAGGATAGTGTCCAGGCTGCTGGCCCCCTTCTAGCCCTTCTCGGATTCTTGGTCTTTCCACTCATTTGGAGTGTTCCCGAGGCCTTAATTACCGCAGAGATGGGTACCATGTTCCCTGAGGCTGGCGGTTATGTAGTTTGGGTTTCGTCGGCTTTGGGTCCCTATTGGGGGTTCCAGCAGGGCTGGATGAAATGGCTAAGTGGGGTTATTGATAATGCTCTGTACCCAGTTCTGTTTCTGGACTATTTGAAGTCGGGGATCCCAGCTTTAGGTGGTGGCCTTCCAAGAATCATAGCCGTGTTGGTTTTGACGTCGGTGCTCACTTACATGAACTATAGGGGTTTAGCCATTGTGGGATGGGCTGCTGTTCTTTTAGGGGTTTTCTCACTCACTCCTTTTGTGGTTATGGGACTTGTGGCAATTCCCAAGTTGCAGCCTTCGAGATGGTTAGTGGTAAATCTACATAGTGTGGACtggaatttgtatttgaacaCTCTCTTTTGGAATCTAAATTATTGGGACTCGATAAGTACACTTGCAGGGGAGGTAGAAAACCCAAAGAAAACTCTACCGAAGGCTCTGTTTTGTGCCTTGATTTTGGTTGTTGTTGGGTATTTGTTCCCTCTTCTAACTGGTACCGGGGCTGTTCCCCTCAACCGAGAGTTGTGGACTGATGGATACTTCTCAGATATTGCTAAAATTATTGGGGGAGTTTGGTTGAGATGGTGGATCCAAGGGGCTGCGGCAATGTCAAATATGGGGATGTTTGTGGCTGAAATGAGCAGTGACTCCTTCCAACTTCTTGGGATGGCAGAACGAGGTATGCTGCCTGAGTTTTTCGCTAAAAGGTCTCGCTATGGAACCCCAGTGATCGGCATTTTGTTCTCAGCTTCTGGAGTCCTTTTTCTATCTTGGCTGAGCTTTCAAGAGATTGTAGCTGCAGAAAACTTCTTGTACTGTTTTGGAATGATTCTAGAGTTCCTATCATTTATACGGTTAAGAGTGAAGTACCCGGCAGCATCTCGGCCTTACAAGATACCTGTTGGAACAGTTGGAGCCATTCTTTTGTGCATTCCTCCAACCATACTGATTTGTACAGTTTTGGCATTTTCTACTCTCAAGGTGGTGGTTGTGAGCGTCGGAGCCATTATGATCGGCCTTGTGATGCAGCCATGTCTTATGTATGTGGAGAAAAAGAAGTGGATCAAGTTTTCTACCAGCACTGACCTCCCAGATCTTCATGGTGCTAATCAGGGGAGTGTTAACTCCTTAATAGATTAG
- the LOC18776454 gene encoding probable polyamine transporter At1g31830 isoform X2 — protein sequence MGECNGDAYVSVGELDSPRIDNFKKVSLLPLVFLIFYEVSGGPFGVEDSVQAAGPLLALLGFLVFPLIWSVPEALITAEMGTMFPEAGGYVVWVSSALGPYWGFQQGWMKWLSGVIDNALYPVLFLDYLKSGIPALGGGLPRIIAVLVLTSVLTYMNYRGLAIVGWAAVLLGVFSLTPFVVMGLVAIPKLQPSRWLVVNLHSVDWNLYLNTLFWNLNYWDSISTLAGEVENPKKTLPKALFCALILVVVGYLFPLLTGTGAVPLNRELWTDGYFSDIAKIIGGVWLRWWIQGAAAMSNMGMFVAEMSSDSFQLLGMAERGMLPEFFAKRSRYGTPVIGILFSASGVLFLSWLSFQEIVAAENFLYCFGMILEFLSFIRLRVKYPAASRPYKIPVGTVGAILLCIPPTILICTVLAFSTLKVVVVSVGAIMIGLVMQPCLMYVEKKKWIKFSTSTDLPDLHGANQGSVNSLID from the coding sequence ATGGGAGAGTGCAATGGTGATGCATATGTTTCAGTGGGTGAACTGGATTCCCCTAGGATAGATAACTTCAAGAAAGTCTCACTTCTGCCCCTTGTCTTCCTCATCTTCTATGAGGTTTCTGGGGGACCATTTGGGGTTGAGGATAGTGTCCAGGCTGCTGGCCCCCTTCTAGCCCTTCTCGGATTCTTGGTCTTTCCACTCATTTGGAGTGTTCCCGAGGCCTTAATTACCGCAGAGATGGGTACCATGTTCCCTGAGGCTGGCGGTTATGTAGTTTGGGTTTCGTCGGCTTTGGGTCCCTATTGGGGGTTCCAGCAGGGCTGGATGAAATGGCTAAGTGGGGTTATTGATAATGCTCTGTACCCAGTTCTGTTTCTGGACTATTTGAAGTCGGGGATCCCAGCTTTAGGTGGTGGCCTTCCAAGAATCATAGCCGTGTTGGTTTTGACGTCGGTGCTCACTTACATGAACTATAGGGGTTTAGCCATTGTGGGATGGGCTGCTGTTCTTTTAGGGGTTTTCTCACTCACTCCTTTTGTGGTTATGGGACTTGTGGCAATTCCCAAGTTGCAGCCTTCGAGATGGTTAGTGGTAAATCTACATAGTGTGGACtggaatttgtatttgaacaCTCTCTTTTGGAATCTAAATTATTGGGACTCGATAAGTACACTTGCAGGGGAGGTAGAAAACCCAAAGAAAACTCTACCGAAGGCTCTGTTTTGTGCCTTGATTTTGGTTGTTGTTGGGTATTTGTTCCCTCTTCTAACTGGTACCGGGGCTGTTCCCCTCAACCGAGAGTTGTGGACTGATGGATACTTCTCAGATATTGCTAAAATTATTGGGGGAGTTTGGTTGAGATGGTGGATCCAAGGGGCTGCGGCAATGTCAAATATGGGGATGTTTGTGGCTGAAATGAGCAGTGACTCCTTCCAACTTCTTGGGATGGCAGAACGAGGTATGCTGCCTGAGTTTTTCGCTAAAAGGTCTCGCTATGGAACCCCAGTGATCGGCATTTTGTTCTCAGCTTCTGGAGTCCTTTTTCTATCTTGGCTGAGCTTTCAAGAGATTGTAGCTGCAGAAAACTTCTTGTACTGTTTTGGAATGATTCTAGAGTTCCTATCATTTATACGGTTAAGAGTGAAGTACCCGGCAGCATCTCGGCCTTACAAGATACCTGTTGGAACAGTTGGAGCCATTCTTTTGTGCATTCCTCCAACCATACTGATTTGTACAGTTTTGGCATTTTCTACTCTCAAGGTGGTGGTTGTGAGCGTCGGAGCCATTATGATCGGCCTTGTGATGCAGCCATGTCTTATGTATGTGGAGAAAAAGAAGTGGATCAAGTTTTCTACCAGCACTGACCTCCCAGATCTTCATGGTGCTAATCAGGGGAGTGTTAACTCCTTAATAGATTAG
- the LOC109949253 gene encoding uncharacterized protein LOC109949253, translating to MKRGGGSGSRSRRFSAAKFLETPFPSLPVASSPENQTTPKSATFNNSSKRKRTTVTVGAAIGGPSASVAALMESPQTNSLASIPDLKHLASSRLRDLKLHIDRSHSEILKDFDSSHSRLHKRFKIQSQACQQVLDETDKEYKKMTQRITESREAMMASYAEFMADAQTTASRACKTSITEFSQSFEKAIDALRSRYGISTN from the exons ATGAAAAGAGGCGGTGGAAGTGGAAGTCGGAGTCGGAGGTTTTCAGCTGCGAAGTTTCTGGAAACGCCATTTCCGTCGTTGCCAGTAGCTTCTTCTCCTGAAAACCAAACTACTCCCAAATCGGCGACTTTCAATAACAGCAGCAAGCGCAAGAGGACGACTGTCACTGTCGGAGCAGCCATCGGAGGACCTTCAGCCTCTGTGGCAGCGCTCATGGAATCGCCTCAAACCAATAGTTTGGCTTCGATTCCTGATCTCAAGCACCTCGCCTCCTCTCGCCTTCGCGATCTCAAGCTTCACATCGATCGCTCTCACTCTGAGATCCTCAAGGATTTCGATTCCTCTCATTCTCGCCTCCACAAGCGGTtcaag ATTCAAAGTCAAGCATGTCAGCAAGTGCTGGATGAGACAGACAAGGAATACAAGAAGATGACCCAAAGGATTACCGAAAGTCGGGAAGCAATGATG GCTTCATATGCAGAGTTCATGGCAGATGCACAGACCACTGCTTCTCGTG CTTGCAAAACATCCATCACTGAGTTTTCACAGTCCTTTGAGAAAGCAATTGATGCTCTTCGGAGCCGCTACGGGATTTCAACAAATTAG
- the LOC18776812 gene encoding tankyrase-1, whose protein sequence is MGNPQKSSSWSQNLHTAARSGDLTAVQSILSSNPLAVNSRDKHSRTPLHLAAWSGQTEVVNFLCSHKADVGAAAMDDMGAIHFAAQKGHLEVVRTLLLSGASVKAYTRKGLTPLHYAVQGAHVELIKYLVKKGANLSAKTKAGKTPLDLASSDEVRSCLKECERSSEKGGLNEKQKDEESDPKTSLQEEVKSEGEAANSGNDKPAEDESLKRKAEKDDSEEASGERKKPRVVLNHLLSADDTQDEE, encoded by the exons ATGGGAAATCCACAGAAGTCGAGTAGTTGGAGCCAAAATCTTCATACAGCGGCAAGGTCCGGTGATCTAACTGCAGTACAGTCAATTCTCAGCTCCAATCCTTTGGCCGTCAATTCTAGAGATAAGCACTCCAGAACTCC ACTACATTTAGCAGCATGGTCTGGGCAAACAGAGGTGGTGAATTTTCTGTGTAGCCACAAGGCTGATGTTGGTGCTGCTGCTATGGACGACATGGGTGCTATACACTTTGCTGCCCAAAAGGGACATTTAGAGGTTGTTCGCACTCTCCTTTTATCTGGGGCTTCTGTCAAAGCTTACACTCGTAAAGGCCTCACTCCACTGCATTATGCTGTTCAAGGGGCCCATGTAGAGCTTATCAAGTATTTGGTAAAGAAAGGTGCAAATCTCAGTGCGAAGACAAAAGCAGGGAAGACCCCTCTTGATCTTGCTAGCAGTGACGAAGTCCGCTCGTGTTTGAAAGAGTGTGAAAGGTCATCTGAGAAAGGAGGTCTGaatgaaaaacagaaagatGAAGAATCTGATCCAAAGACATCCCTGCAGGAAGAAGTGAAATCGGAAGGTGAAGCTGCAAAttctgggaatgataaaccgGCTGAAGATGAAAGTCTGAAGAGGAAGGCAGAAAAAGATGATTCTGAGGAAGCGTCAGGGGAACGGAAAAAGCCACGAGTTGTATTGAATCATCTTCTAAGTGCTGATGATACGCAAGACGAGGAATGA